The Ignavibacteriota bacterium genome contains a region encoding:
- a CDS encoding CHAT domain-containing protein, whose amino-acid sequence MKRKLVVLYVTSMMFGIFGVNRRLVVLLTLWVLSLSQIYSQTTQEEFNVLFKRAQEYSAHYMFDSAITLGYLGYNTLTKMYGENDTSASKFLQQIGVYHLLAGKLDSAEILVKRAIAMREAAVGKSHRLLFVPLGNLANIYFQRGMYKEAGALFIRAKDICINVWGTKHANYGRIQKDIAEYYVQYGKYQEAERAFIEASTVMEQTLKPNQAWDLIQCLNNMATMYSNLNRDKEAEVAYTKALSPSFTSHQSNSLFIANTKIHLVRLALKRGETCRAESLLVEAQTFQQAAYEGDHPDLARSTLQLAEYYHTIKEEHKADSAYKKSLNMFSSSVGEQNPLTAKCLLSYSRFCRDMNRIDDAIAYSERTIKILEKLFERNADILSENDLFTYAATLKSAFDEYLTNVQMHLAIDSVTMNYSKIILSTKAISSEILLNRQQILSAQNKNELSELFSRYKAVRWQIAQSYVKGFSEQTVSQMTNKLDSLEKLSRNIESELIQHSPNLFTNRVATEFTTKRISSSLPKDAMLIEYVTYNDVSKGEEKALPRYLVMIMDEKGRAKITEVGNAVDVERVVEGYRLLQKKIQSMKDESAKHVEEYQKIGSQMYDLLWKPIAPHVKQNSTLFIAPDGALNLVSFAGLIDEDGKYFIEKHPIHYLSAGRDLLRLNKKEKSNQGLLAFGDPDYDAPAIARLSHEQQEYVSGHVPSDPYSYRNVRSECDILRNLDVVSLPATRREVSAVKEYWGKKYKREIPTVYYGADASEEHFKQNAAGHRVIHLATHGYFLNPDCRNDTTLHSPINQSLILKENPLLQSGLLLAGANLRGADADSLGAEDGILTALEVSAMDLRGTDLVVLSACETGLGEIKAGEGVYGLRRAFQLAGAKTVVSSLWQIPDNETVKFMKDLYAQTATTYPELMQKVMVRRLNELRSKNRSTHPYSWAGFVAAGEWFMTR is encoded by the coding sequence ATGAAAAGGAAACTTGTTGTATTGTACGTAACAAGTATGATGTTTGGCATATTTGGGGTCAACCGGAGATTAGTTGTTTTGCTAACTCTTTGGGTGCTTTCCCTTAGTCAGATATATTCTCAAACTACTCAGGAAGAGTTCAATGTATTATTCAAACGAGCGCAAGAATACTCCGCGCATTATATGTTTGATTCTGCTATCACGCTAGGATATTTAGGATATAACACACTTACGAAGATGTACGGAGAGAACGATACAAGTGCATCGAAGTTTCTTCAACAAATAGGTGTATATCACCTCCTAGCGGGAAAGCTTGATTCTGCGGAGATTCTTGTCAAACGCGCCATTGCAATGCGTGAAGCGGCTGTCGGAAAATCTCATCGCCTTTTGTTTGTTCCCTTGGGAAACCTGGCAAACATTTACTTCCAAAGGGGGATGTATAAAGAGGCTGGCGCTTTATTCATTCGAGCCAAAGATATTTGTATCAATGTTTGGGGAACGAAACATGCTAATTATGGCAGGATTCAAAAAGATATTGCAGAATATTATGTGCAATATGGAAAATATCAGGAAGCAGAACGCGCATTCATCGAAGCAAGTACGGTAATGGAACAAACTCTCAAGCCGAATCAAGCATGGGACTTAATTCAATGCCTCAACAATATGGCAACGATGTACAGCAATCTCAACCGGGACAAAGAAGCTGAGGTTGCATACACAAAAGCGCTCTCTCCAAGTTTCACTTCACACCAAAGTAATAGTCTATTCATCGCAAACACCAAAATACATTTAGTGCGTCTTGCTCTCAAGCGCGGAGAAACTTGCCGTGCGGAATCACTGCTCGTTGAGGCGCAGACATTCCAACAGGCAGCGTATGAAGGAGACCATCCTGATCTGGCTCGAAGCACACTGCAATTGGCTGAATACTATCATACAATAAAGGAAGAACATAAGGCGGATTCAGCATATAAAAAATCTCTCAATATGTTTTCTTCATCCGTAGGCGAACAGAACCCATTAACCGCAAAATGTCTGCTCTCGTACAGTCGTTTCTGCCGTGACATGAATCGCATAGATGATGCTATTGCCTATTCAGAGCGAACAATAAAAATACTTGAGAAACTGTTTGAGCGTAACGCTGATATCCTTTCTGAAAACGACCTCTTTACTTATGCTGCAACTCTCAAATCCGCTTTTGATGAATATTTGACAAATGTCCAAATGCATCTTGCTATTGATTCCGTTACAATGAATTATTCAAAGATTATTCTTTCTACCAAAGCAATTTCCTCAGAAATACTTCTTAACAGACAACAAATTCTGAGCGCTCAAAATAAAAATGAACTCAGTGAACTGTTCTCACGGTATAAAGCCGTTCGCTGGCAGATTGCTCAATCCTATGTGAAGGGATTCTCAGAACAAACCGTTTCTCAAATGACAAACAAACTCGACTCCTTAGAGAAACTATCAAGGAATATCGAATCTGAACTAATTCAACATTCTCCAAACCTGTTTACCAACAGGGTCGCGACAGAATTCACTACCAAGCGTATTTCCAGTTCACTTCCTAAAGATGCTATGCTCATCGAGTATGTTACGTACAACGATGTATCAAAGGGAGAGGAAAAGGCGCTCCCGCGTTATCTCGTCATGATAATGGATGAAAAAGGGAGAGCCAAAATTACGGAAGTTGGAAATGCGGTAGATGTAGAACGTGTTGTTGAAGGTTATCGCCTTCTTCAGAAAAAAATTCAATCCATGAAGGATGAATCCGCCAAACATGTAGAGGAGTATCAGAAGATTGGTTCCCAAATGTACGATTTGCTTTGGAAACCCATCGCTCCCCATGTCAAACAAAACTCCACCCTCTTCATCGCTCCCGATGGCGCGCTCAATCTCGTTTCGTTCGCCGGATTGATTGATGAAGATGGGAAATACTTCATTGAGAAACACCCAATTCATTATCTCTCTGCCGGTCGTGATTTGCTTCGGCTCAACAAAAAAGAAAAATCAAACCAAGGTTTGCTTGCATTCGGAGACCCGGATTACGATGCGCCTGCAATTGCCCGACTTTCCCATGAACAACAAGAATACGTTTCCGGTCATGTTCCCTCCGACCCGTACTCGTACAGAAACGTTCGCTCGGAGTGTGACATTCTCCGCAACTTAGATGTCGTGTCGCTACCCGCCACACGCCGGGAAGTGAGCGCAGTGAAAGAATATTGGGGAAAGAAATACAAACGGGAAATTCCCACCGTCTATTACGGAGCGGATGCAAGCGAAGAACACTTCAAACAAAACGCCGCCGGGCATCGCGTTATCCATCTTGCAACGCACGGCTATTTTCTCAATCCCGATTGCAGAAACGACACGACTCTCCACTCACCAATTAACCAATCACTAATTCTCAAGGAGAATCCTCTTCTCCAATCCGGTCTCCTTCTTGCCGGCGCTAATCTTCGAGGCGCCGATGCAGATTCGCTCGGCGCGGAAGACGGAATCCTCACTGCGCTCGAAGTTTCGGCGATGGATTTACGCGGCACCGACCTCGTGGTGCTTTCTGCGTGCGAAACCGGACTCGGAGAAATCAAAGCGGGAGAAGGCGTCTATGGACTTCGCCGCGCGTTCCAACTTGCGGGAGCGAAAACAGTCGTCAGTTCGCTCTGGCAAATTCCCGATAACGAAACGGTGAAGTTCATGAAAGACCTGTACGCGCAAACGGCAACTACCTATCCCGAACTGATGCAGAAGGTGATGGTTCGAAGATTGAACGAACTCCGCTCCAAGAATCGCTCAACCCATCCGTACTCGTGGGCGGGGTTTGTTGCAGCGGGGGAATGGTTTATGACTCGGTAG
- a CDS encoding helix-turn-helix transcriptional regulator → MKKSEPVVQAIEWIQEHWKEGKSLKEIATMFQVNETTLEHAFHESVGMTVKHFIDTKRKEFVLQALRDGYDFGYEVGQLIGFKSDRAFYRWTERVFEKTLWELRKK, encoded by the coding sequence GTGAAAAAATCAGAACCGGTGGTTCAAGCGATTGAATGGATACAGGAACACTGGAAAGAAGGAAAATCATTAAAAGAAATTGCAACGATGTTTCAGGTCAATGAAACAACATTAGAACACGCGTTCCACGAATCGGTCGGAATGACAGTGAAGCATTTTATTGATACCAAGCGAAAGGAATTTGTTCTTCAGGCATTGAGGGATGGATATGATTTCGGGTACGAGGTCGGTCAGTTGATAGGCTTTAAATCCGACCGCGCGTTCTACCGATGGACTGAACGGGTGTTCGAGAAAACGTTATGGGAATTACGGAAGAAATAA
- a CDS encoding fibronectin type III domain-containing protein yields MHKYLQQTFDRLQQQANGMSNHADLWQNQPVNADLVKADAATLETTDSDLTTSEQQLSAKKKNARELSASLNEKADQNENLIKFIHKDDPDKWIEYGIAPKKTPEAGMSPTRPLTLTISDDTDGQGFIVRLTASDTDAKMYLWERGTSADPKATQPDSFVPLRETTKISIVDDDVLPGVRYFYHVRAFNNKGYGPWSNVVSKVQ; encoded by the coding sequence ATGCACAAATATCTTCAACAAACATTCGACAGATTACAACAACAGGCAAACGGTATGTCAAACCATGCCGATTTGTGGCAGAACCAACCGGTCAATGCAGACCTCGTGAAAGCGGATGCCGCAACGCTTGAAACAACTGATTCCGACCTGACAACTTCCGAGCAACAACTCTCTGCGAAGAAGAAAAACGCAAGGGAACTTTCCGCATCGCTCAACGAGAAGGCAGACCAGAACGAAAACCTCATCAAGTTTATTCATAAAGATGACCCGGACAAGTGGATTGAGTATGGCATCGCACCAAAGAAGACGCCCGAAGCCGGGATGTCGCCCACACGCCCGCTGACGCTCACCATCAGCGACGATACCGACGGACAGGGATTCATTGTTCGTCTTACGGCTTCCGACACCGATGCGAAAATGTATCTCTGGGAACGGGGAACAAGCGCCGACCCGAAGGCGACGCAACCCGATTCGTTTGTGCCGCTCCGCGAGACAACAAAAATCAGCATTGTAGATGACGACGTACTTCCTGGCGTTCGATATTTCTACCATGTCCGCGCCTTTAACAACAAGGGCTACGGTCCCTGGTCGAATGTTGTGAGTAAAGTACAGTAA